The nucleotide sequence TGCGGCGTCTGGCGTGTGGCACGGTTTTGAGCCGCAGCGCGCTCGGTGGTGAAGTGATTCACTCCGTCCAAGTTTTTGTTAAATTAGCCTCTCGCCGATGATGTCCCTCCCTTCAGACCCCATCAGACTTACTTGTTGGTTCAGTAGTTCCTAGGGTTGATTCCGTGATAGCCAGCACCGGAAAAACCGAGGCGGTATTGTCAAGGCATCGTGAGTCCGATCGTCCACAGATCGAACTGAACTACAATTGTTTAAACCTGATCCATTTTTTGGACCTGACCCATTTTTTGGACCCGCACACCGGAGAGGAGGTGCCGTGGCCGACTTACGAAGAAGCGGCCCGTCGTATCGTGCAGCAGTGGATGGACTCGCCGGGGCATCGGAATAATTTGCTCAACCCCGAAGTGCGGCGTCTGGCGTGTGGCACCGCCTTGAGCCGCAGCGCGCTCGGTGGTGAAGTGATTCACTCCGTGCAAGTTTTCGTTAAAGTAGCCTCTCGCCGATGATGTCCCTCCTTTCAGACCCCATCAGTCTTACTTGTTCGTTCAGTAGTTCCTAGGGTTGATTCCGTGATAGCCGGCACCGGAAAAATCGAGGCGGTATTGTCAAGACATCGTGAGTCCGATCGTCCACAGATCGAACTGAACTACAATTGTTTAAACCTGACCCGTTTTTTGGACCGAACTACAATTGTTTAAACCTGACCCGTTTTTTGGACCTGACCCGTTTTTTGGACCTGACCCGTTTTTTGGACCCATGTCCCCTTCGGTTGGCCCAATTGCTTGGATTTGGGCAACAGCCCCTCAAGGATTGACCCCGTCCGGCTGTCCGCCCGTCTCATACCAGTTGCCTTTAATGGAATTGGGGACTCCCATAAAATTAAGTTCAGGACGACCCGGTATAGGCAAATTCACCATCCGCCACTTTTCGTCAATTTTCTCCAAGAACAAAACTAGAAAATGATCATCCATACTGCCAATTACATTTAAGGAAAAGCGACACACAGCGTAGCCGCCATTTTCGAATTCAAATGTATGATGAAAATTTACGTAGTATTTCACTATGTCGCGTTCCGACATTTTCTTGACAAATAGACTACGAGAATAGCCTCGAATATACTCCGGATGAAGAATATCATATATTTCCCCCCAGTTACCATTTAATATTCCTAATGAAAAGCGCCTTTCAAGATCACTTATACTGCCCGGGTCTTCAACGATTTGATCGGAAGCGTTCAGGTTGGAATTTCCTACTTTTGGATCCTTCGCGCACCCGAATGCCGATATGAACGCAAGCACTCCTACAAAAATATTAATGTGACGTTTCATGGTATCGGTTCCGTTATCACAATTCGGGTAATCCTAGTATCCTCAATACTGTAAACACTTCGAATTCCCGCAATCTGTCGCTGCACGACACTGTCTTGAATAAATCTAGTCTCGACCGTTCCTCCCCTCCCTGGGCTGCTCACCAACCAACTTTCCGCGCCCAACGGCACCGAAAAACTTGGGTATCTGCTGACTTCAGCAGCCGGTTTCAATCTGTAATTTGTTTGTTCAATAATTGGAATATCGTCAACGATTCTATGGTCTTGAGGAATTTGATTATCCCCCGATACGTGATAATTAATATTTTTTGTTGAAGGCAATCCATAGTCATTGTAATGCGCGACTTCCAGGGAGCCATTAACAGACGTTGTAGCCGAATACCCATGAGGGGACAATTTAAGGGGACATAGGACAATTTAAGGAGCCAATTTAAGGGGACATAGCCAATTTAAGGGGACATAGCCAATTTAAGGGAGCCAATTTAAGGGGACATGGAGCCAATTTAAGGAGCCAATTTAAGGGGACAAGCCAATTTAAGGGGACATTGTTTGACTCTTGACAGATTTACTTCAATTGCGTGTGCGAGATCTGGTTTTGGCGACCCCGCGGAATGTTTTGTCAAGAGTCAAACAATGCCCCCTTCGGCTTATAAACAATGTCCCCTTCGGCTTATACTAGAGTCAAACAATGTCCCCTTCGGCTTATACTGGCTACGGTCATAAGTGGGGCTGTTATGGCCAGTGCTACTAATATTGCTTTAATGATTTTCATGCTATGGGGATGGGGGTGGCGTATCTTTATTTTCTAGCACAAGCTCAACTCGAGCATTGCCGATAACTTGGCGTGCGAGATTGTAAAAATTTGTATTGAAGTCCCTGTTAAAAAGAGACTTATGTTCTTCGTAAGGCTTCATCTCCTCATTAAGGTCACGAACTTCTGATTCACTTAATCCCTCGAGACTTGCAGGGATTTTTGGGTAGGGCATCTTATCACCTCGGCTGGACAAGGCCTTCTGATTGGCTTCCATCAATTCCAAAGTTTCATTTGGGCTTAGAGGCGCGCCTTCGGAAGCCAAAACATCCCACATGTCGATCAACACTATCTCGGCGGGATAAAGGGACATTACTGTTTTCAGCCTCTCGTAAATTTTATCGGAGAAATGCTCCGTAACGGCCGCTTTGAATTGTTGCTCCAATTCGGCCGGACTACCTCTAACCTCTTCATTTACGATTTGAGCCTCAAAATCCATCCATATTAAAAGCAACTGATCTTCTTTCGCCTCAGTTAGACCGAGAGCATATAGTGATCGCTTTTTACATAATGCGAGGCGCAGTTGGGTCGGGTTGGAGGAGTAGTCTATCGTAATGGATTGTGTTTCGGTCTTCTTTTTTTCGTTCTGATATTCAGTAATCGGTTTCTTTAGTGCTTCGGATGCTGCTGGCGCAGGCGAGGGTTTCGCATGTAGTGATTTGTTTGCAGTCGAGTTTGATTTTACCGCCTCCTGCCCGTGGGTAACTCCGCCAAAGTTAGGAGTTAATGAAATGACAATCAGGATTGTAATTATTAATATGAAAACGAGTGATATAATCTTATTTTTCATTTTTCTAGCCAATCTAAGGGGACATTGTTTGACTCTTGACAGATCTACTTCAATTGCGTGTTCGAGGTCCGGTTTTGGCGACCCCGCGGAATGTTTTGTAAAAAGTCAAACAATGCCCCCTTCGGCTTATAACATCCATGGGACTAAACAGATGCGGCGCCTCTTCGGCTCTTTAGCCTAAATTCAAATCGTAGCGGGCGCTGCGACCGGCACCGACGGGTTGGAGGGCGCCGAGTTGGGCCAGGGCCTGTAAATCACGCGTAGCGGTGGCCTTGGACGCGCGGAGCCAATCTAAGGGGACATTGTTTGACTCTTGACAGATCTACTTCAATTGCGTGTTCGAGGTCCGGTTTTGGCGACCCCGCGGAATGTTTTGTAAAAAGTCAAACAATGCCCCCTTCGGCTTATAACATCCATGGGACTAAACAGATGCGGCGCCTCTTCGGCTCTTTAGCCTAAATTCAAATCGTAGCGGGCGCTGCGACCGGCACCGACGGGTTGGAGGGCGCCGAGTTGGGCCAGGGCCTGTAAATCACGCGTAGCGGTGGCCTTGGACGCGCGGGTGAGCGAGATGTATTTGCGGGCGTTCATCCCTCCTTCGAATCCGCCGGGACCTGCTTCCAGCATGCGTCGCATCACGCGGAGTTGGCGGTCATTCAGTCGGTCTTGGTGACGGTCAAAGAACCGGGCTTGGTTGAGCACGAACATGACCACGGTTTCCGCGTCGCGTTGCGCGGTGAGCACCGTGGACACGAAGTAGCGTAGCCACGGGGTGACTTCGTTCGAGCGCTGCGCTTGCTCCAAGGCGTTGTAGTAGTCCCGTCGATACGCTTCGATGGTGCGCGACAAACTGAGCGTCGCCGGTCGACCGAGCCCCTGTGACAGGGCCTTCTCCGCCAAAGCTCGGCCGATGCGCCCGTTGCCATCCTCAAAGGGGTGGATGGATTCAAAATACAGATGCACCAATGCCGCACGCACCGGGGCCGCCGTGATCGTGCTCCGGGACGCGTTGAACCAGGCAATGAAACGCGCCATTTCGGTCGGCACCGTGACTGACGGCGGGGCTTCAAAGTGCAGCTTCCCTTTGCCCACCGCTCCAGAGATGACCTGCATCGGTTCCTCATGCGTCCGCCACGCGCCGACCACAACCCGTTGATTTCCGGGCAACAGGGTCCGGTGCCAAGCGAACAGGGTGTCTTCATCCAAGTTCGCATCCCAGGACTCGCGCACCGCCACCATGAGCTCGCCCGCTCCGGCCGACGCACGATCCGTCGTCGCTGCCGGTGCATCCGCCAAATTAAGGCGATGCCGCACCGACGACATCACATCCGGCCGACTCAAATACTCTCCTTCGATCTCCGAGGTTTTCACCGCCTCGGCTACCATCAACTGCACCAGCGCGTTCATCTGGTCCCCCTTGGACAGTCCTTTCAGGAGCCCCGCCACTTGCCCCGCTTGATCCGCAAAGTCGCGCAACTCCAGCTCCACCGCCCCCTGATCGTAGCGGAAGTCTGGCCAGTCGGATTGCTGCCAATTGAAAGTCATGAGCCGAATAAATCGGACAATCGGCTCATGTAAAAGCGGATTCGTGAGCCGATTAATAGCCTGAATCGGCTCAGACCCGAAATCCGAAAAAGGAAGAAGGACGGGAAATGAGGTCAGCTGGGAGACGGACGGTGCCGGAGCTGAAAAAGGAGCAGGAAGGGGTCTAGGAGCTGAAAAGAGGAGCTGAAAAGGGTCTGGTTTAAACCTTTGTAGTTCTGAGTCGTTCGTAGACTGAGTCATCGATCTCTCGACGCTTCAGGCGACCGTTGTGCGTGCTGACCGCTTCGGGCGCAGGTCGCAGAGAGCGCGGAGGCTCGGGTAGCGGGGCCGAGCTGGAGCTCGGCGTTCCCGGGGAGGGCCTCATCGAGGAGCTGAAAAGGGTCTGGAGCTGAAAAGGGTCTGGTTTAAACCTTTGTAGTTCTGAGTCGTTCGTAGACTGAGATCATCGATCTCCCGACGCTTCAGGCGACCGTTGTGCGTGCTGACCGCTTCGGGCGCAGGTCGCAGAGAGCGCGGAGGCTCGGGTAGCGGGGCCGAGCTGGAGCTCGGCGTTCCCGGTGAGGGCCTCATCGGGCGGGGAGGACCAGCGAGATGGGCTGGACGGGATTAGGACGTGCAGCGACTTGAGTTGGTTCGCATACGTTTGGTCCATGGTATCGAGAATGAACCCGTCAGCCCGCTTGCGTTGGGGCATCGTTTCCACCGGTCACATTGCTGGCGTTTTTGCGCGGGGGTTGCGATCGTCGCGCGGCGGGGAGTTGGTCGCGGTCGGCAGTCGGAAGATCGAGTCGGCGCAGGCGTTTGCGGCGGAACACGGCATCGCGCCGGAGCGGGCGCATGGCAGTTGGGAGGCGTTGTTCGCCGACCCCGAGGTCGACGCGGTTTATGTGGCGACGCCGCATCCGCATCATGCGGGGGCGGTGGTGGCGGCGTTGGCGGCGGGGAAACACGTGCTGTGTGAAAAGCCTTTCGCGATGAGTTTGGCCGAGGTCGATGCGATGCAGGCGGCGGCCCGTGAACATCAGCGCACGCTGATGGAGGCGTGGATGTATCGGTGTCATCCGCAGACGGCCAAACTGGTGGCGATGGTGCGGGAGGGAGCGATCGGCGAACTCCGGCACGTGCAGGCGGCGTTTAGTTTCAATGCGCCGTTTGATCCGGCGGGGCGGTTGTGGAACAAAGCCCTCGGTGGCGGGGCGGTGCTTGATGTGGGCGGCTACCCGTTGTCCTACGCGCGGTTGTTGGCCGGGGTGGCACAGGGTAAACCGTTTCTCGATCCGGAAGCGTTGCACGCCGTGGGCCATGTGCATCTCGAGGCGGGCACCGACCTGCGGGCGTGCGCGGTGGTGCGGTTTGCGGGCAATATCACGGCGGAGTTGTCGTGCGGCACCGATGTCTCGCAGCAAAATGTGGTGCGGGTTTATGGCAGTGCGGGCATGATCGTGGTGCCTTCGCCGTATGTGATTTCCCGCGATGCCAGCCCGACCACGTTGGAGTGGCATCGTGAAGGCCGGGAGACCGAGGTGATCACGATCACGCCCGATCGGGGAGCTGAAAAGGGTCTGGTTTAAACATTTGTAGTTCTGAGTCGTTCGTAGACTGAGATCATCGATCTCCCGACGCTTCAGGCGACCGTTGTGCGTGCTGACCGCTTCGGGCGCAGGTCGCAGAGAGCGCGGAGGCTCGGGTAGCGGGGCCGAGCTGGAGCTCGGCGTTCCCGGGGAGGGCCTCATCGGGCGGTGAGGGCCAGCGAGATGGGCTGGACGGGATTAGGACGTGCAGAGACTTGAGTTGGTTCGCATACGTTTGGTTCATGGTATCGAGAATGAACCCGTCAGCCCGCTTGCGTTGGGGCATCGTTTCCACCGGTCACATTGCCGGCGTTTTTGCGCGGGGGTTGCGATCGTCGCGCGGCGGGGAGTTGGTCGCGGTCGGGAGTCGGGGCGTCGATTCGGCGCAGGCGTTTGCGGCGGAACACGGCATCGCGCCGGAGCGGGCGCATGGCAGTTGGGAGGCGTTGTTCGCCGACCCCGAGGTCGACGCGGTTTATGTGGCGACGCCGCATCCGCATCATGCGGCGGCGGTGGTGGCGGCGTTGGCGGCGGGGAAACACGTGCTGTGTGAAAAGCCTTTCGCGATGAGTTTGGCCGAGGTCGATGCGATGCAGGCGGCGGCCCGTGAACATCAGCGCACGCTGATGGAGGCGTGGATGTATCGGTGTCATCCGCAGACGGCCAAACTGGTGGCGATGGTGCGAGAGGGTGCGATCGGCGAACTGCGGCACGTGCAGGCGGCGTTTAGTTTCAACGCGCCGTTTGATCCGGCGGGGCGGTTGTGGAACAAAGCCCTCGGTGGCGGGGCGGTGCTTGATGTGGGCGGCTACCCGTTGTCCTACGCGCGGTTGTTGGCCGGGGTGGCACAGGGTAAACCGTTTCTCGATCCGGAAGCGTTGCACGCCGTGGGCCATGTGCATCTCGAGGCGGGCACCGACCTGCGGGCGTGCGCGGTGGTGCGGTTTGCGGGCAATATCACGGCGGAGTTGTCGTGCGGCACCGATGTCTCGCAGCAAAATGTGGTGCGGGTTTATGGCAGTGCGGGCATGATCGTGGTGCCTTCGCCGTATGTGATTTCCCGCGATGCCAGCCCGACCACGTTGGAGTGGCATCGTGAAGGCCGGGAGACCGAGGTGATCACGATCACGCCCGATCGGGACGTTTACGCCTACGAGGCCGATGCGTTGGCTGAGGCCGTGTCGGCGGGTAAACTCGAGGTGGCGGCCTGCCCTTGGGCCGATACGCGAGGCAACATGGCGGGCTTGATTGATTGGCATGAGCAAATTGGGGTGAATTACCTATTTTCTTGAACTTTCCGGCTGCAATTAGCGATGGTTCGGCTTTTGATCCGACCGGTCCCGGTCACGAAATTTTGGTAGCTCCATCATGAAACGTTTCATTCCGCTCATCGCTTTCACGCTGCTTTTGTCCGTCATCACCCTGCCGTTGTGGTCGGCGACGAGTGCC is from Synoicihabitans lomoniglobus and encodes:
- a CDS encoding Gfo/Idh/MocA family protein; this encodes MNPSARLRWGIVSTGHIAGVFARGLRSSRGGELVAVGSRGVDSAQAFAAEHGIAPERAHGSWEALFADPEVDAVYVATPHPHHAAAVVAALAAGKHVLCEKPFAMSLAEVDAMQAAAREHQRTLMEAWMYRCHPQTAKLVAMVREGAIGELRHVQAAFSFNAPFDPAGRLWNKALGGGAVLDVGGYPLSYARLLAGVAQGKPFLDPEALHAVGHVHLEAGTDLRACAVVRFAGNITAELSCGTDVSQQNVVRVYGSAGMIVVPSPYVISRDASPTTLEWHREGRETEVITITPDRDVYAYEADALAEAVSAGKLEVAACPWADTRGNMAGLIDWHEQIGVNYLFS
- a CDS encoding Gfo/Idh/MocA family protein, translating into MNPSARLRWGIVSTGHIAGVFARGLRSSRGGELVAVGSRKIESAQAFAAEHGIAPERAHGSWEALFADPEVDAVYVATPHPHHAGAVVAALAAGKHVLCEKPFAMSLAEVDAMQAAAREHQRTLMEAWMYRCHPQTAKLVAMVREGAIGELRHVQAAFSFNAPFDPAGRLWNKALGGGAVLDVGGYPLSYARLLAGVAQGKPFLDPEALHAVGHVHLEAGTDLRACAVVRFAGNITAELSCGTDVSQQNVVRVYGSAGMIVVPSPYVISRDASPTTLEWHREGRETEVITITPDRGAEKGLV
- a CDS encoding CAP domain-containing protein, producing the protein MDLTHFLDPHTGEEVPWPTYEEAARRIVQQWMDSPGHRNNLLNPEVRRLACGTALSRSALGGEVIHSVQVFVKVASRR
- a CDS encoding Fic family protein is translated as MTFNWQQSDWPDFRYDQGAVELELRDFADQAGQVAGLLKGLSKGDQMNALVQLMVAEAVKTSEIEGEYLSRPDVMSSVRHRLNLADAPAATTDRASAGAGELMVAVRESWDANLDEDTLFAWHRTLLPGNQRVVVGAWRTHEEPMQVISGAVGKGKLHFEAPPSVTVPTEMARFIAWFNASRSTITAAPVRAALVHLYFESIHPFEDGNGRIGRALAEKALSQGLGRPATLSLSRTIEAYRRDYYNALEQAQRSNEVTPWLRYFVSTVLTAQRDAETVVMFVLNQARFFDRHQDRLNDRQLRVMRRMLEAGPGGFEGGMNARKYISLTRASKATATRDLQALAQLGALQPVGAGRSARYDLNLG